Proteins encoded in a region of the Cygnus olor isolate bCygOlo1 chromosome 4, bCygOlo1.pri.v2, whole genome shotgun sequence genome:
- the CXXC4 gene encoding CXXC-type zinc finger protein 4 isoform X6 produces the protein MNTNVCVESGPNPEAPGLPKDSHLPEGALNSLVDYNSEMERYRSFATFYKTNGGAFPQAAKIARITTPIFPSAAAAAAARIGMSPWNCDTATAAAATAMLWGSGGGGGGAARKPSSSSSSSSSSSSSSAAAAAAAAAASSLHAGRGSMHHRSDSQRLGKPGCAPGEQPALPMANNNFLSSLAPEHCRPLAGECMNKLKCGAAEADIMNLPERVGTFSAIPALGGLSLPPGVIVMTALHSPAAASAAVTDSAFQIANLADCPQSHASAAPASALGAAAGAGGGGGGGGGGGGGGGGGGTGGGGAGAGSGNPAKKKRKRCGVCVPCKRLINCGVCSSCRNRKTGHQICKFRKCEELKKKPGTSLEVRGDDFFFPSLPPSLLNPLPPPLQCFLSSFKMQHPFSEASFRL, from the coding sequence ATGAACACCAACGTGTGCGTGGAGAGCGGCCCCAACCCCGAGGCGCCGGGGCTGCCCAAGGACAGCCACCTGCCCGAGGGGGCCCTCAACAGCCTTGTGGATTACAACTCGGAGATGGAGAGGTACCGCTCCTTCGCCACCTTCTACAAGACCAACGGCGGCGCCTTCCCGCAGGCGGCCAAGATCGCCCGCATCACCACCCCCATCTtccccagcgccgccgccgccgccgccgcccgcatCGGCATGTCCCCCTGGAACTGCGAcaccgccaccgccgccgccgccaccgccatGCTCtggggcagcggcggcggcggcggcggcgcggcgaggaagccttcctcctcctcctcctcctcctcctcctcctcctcgtcctccgccgccgccgccgcggccgccgccgccgcctcgtcGCTGCACGCCGGCAGGGGCAGCATGCACCACCGGAGCGACTCGCAGCGGCTGGGCAAGCCCGGCTGCGCCCCCGGCGAGCAGCCGGCGCTGCCCATGGCCAACAACAACTTCCTCTCCAGCCTGGCCCCCGAGCACTGCCGGCCGCTGGCGGGCGAGTGCATGAACAAGCTCAAGTGCGGCGCGGCCGAAGCCGACATCATGAACCTCCCCGAGCGCGTCGGCACCTTCTCGGCCATCCCGGCGCTGGGCGGCCTCTCGCTGCCGCCGGGGGTCATCGTCATGACGGCCCTGCACTCCCCCGCCGCGGCCTCGGCCGCCGTCACAGACAGCGCCTTCCAGATCGCCAACCTGGCGGACTGCCCGCAGAGCCACGCCTCGGCCGCCCCCGCCTCCGCCCtgggcgccgccgccggggcggggggcggaggaggcggcggcggaggcggcggaggCGGTGGCGGTGGAGGGGGgaccggcggcggcggggccggggccgggtcGGGGAACCCCGCCAAGAAGAAGCGGAAACGCTGCGGGGTGTGCGTGCCCTGCAAGCGGCTCATCAACTGTGGAGTCTGCAGCAGTTGCAGGAACCGCAAAACGGGACACCAGATCTGCAAGTTTAGGAAATGTGAAGAGCTTAAGAAAAAACCTGGCACTTCGCTAGAGGTCAGAGgagatgatttctttttccccagcctCCCGCCGTCCCTCCTCAACCCCCTGCCCCCGCCCCTGCAGTGCTTCTTGTCTAGCTTCAAGATGCAGCACCCCTTTTCCGAGGCCTCCTTCAGGCTCTga
- the CXXC4 gene encoding CXXC-type zinc finger protein 4 isoform X1 — MRYYVCFFSVGIHALSVGLTLLEDPELLPRSRSSHFVAVLRMCSSDHLLASGVSFPFPGIHFLQPLGSHCCGGSREDAAGAAARPLGVGGDAPCGGLSPPAPLPAATMNTNVCVESGPNPEAPGLPKDSHLPEGALNSLVDYNSEMERYRSFATFYKTNGGAFPQAAKIARITTPIFPSAAAAAAARIGMSPWNCDTATAAAATAMLWGSGGGGGGAARKPSSSSSSSSSSSSSSAAAAAAAAAASSLHAGRGSMHHRSDSQRLGKPGCAPGEQPALPMANNNFLSSLAPEHCRPLAGECMNKLKCGAAEADIMNLPERVGTFSAIPALGGLSLPPGVIVMTALHSPAAASAAVTDSAFQIANLADCPQSHASAAPASALGAAAGAGGGGGGGGGGGGGGGGGGTGGGGAGAGSGNPAKKKRKRCGVCVPCKRLINCGVCSSCRNRKTGHQICKFRKCEELKKKPGTSLEVRGDDFFFPSLPPSLLNPLPPPLQCFLSSFKMQHPFSEASFRL; from the exons GTCCAGGAGCTCGCATTTTGTCGCTGTTCTAAGGATGTGTTCCTCTGACCACCTGCTGGCATCTGGggtttcatttccctttcccGGCATCCACTTTCTTCAGCCTCTGGGGTCACACTG CTGCGGCGGCTCCCGTGAGGATGCAGCGGGCGCGGCTGCCCGGCCGCTCGGCGTCGGCGGGGACGCGCCCTGCGGAGGACtgagccccccggcccccctgcCCGCGGCCACCATGAACACCAACGTGTGCGTGGAGAGCGGCCCCAACCCCGAGGCGCCGGGGCTGCCCAAGGACAGCCACCTGCCCGAGGGGGCCCTCAACAGCCTTGTGGATTACAACTCGGAGATGGAGAGGTACCGCTCCTTCGCCACCTTCTACAAGACCAACGGCGGCGCCTTCCCGCAGGCGGCCAAGATCGCCCGCATCACCACCCCCATCTtccccagcgccgccgccgccgccgccgcccgcatCGGCATGTCCCCCTGGAACTGCGAcaccgccaccgccgccgccgccaccgccatGCTCtggggcagcggcggcggcggcggcggcgcggcgaggaagccttcctcctcctcctcctcctcctcctcctcctcctcgtcctccgccgccgccgccgcggccgccgccgccgcctcgtcGCTGCACGCCGGCAGGGGCAGCATGCACCACCGGAGCGACTCGCAGCGGCTGGGCAAGCCCGGCTGCGCCCCCGGCGAGCAGCCGGCGCTGCCCATGGCCAACAACAACTTCCTCTCCAGCCTGGCCCCCGAGCACTGCCGGCCGCTGGCGGGCGAGTGCATGAACAAGCTCAAGTGCGGCGCGGCCGAAGCCGACATCATGAACCTCCCCGAGCGCGTCGGCACCTTCTCGGCCATCCCGGCGCTGGGCGGCCTCTCGCTGCCGCCGGGGGTCATCGTCATGACGGCCCTGCACTCCCCCGCCGCGGCCTCGGCCGCCGTCACAGACAGCGCCTTCCAGATCGCCAACCTGGCGGACTGCCCGCAGAGCCACGCCTCGGCCGCCCCCGCCTCCGCCCtgggcgccgccgccggggcggggggcggaggaggcggcggcggaggcggcggaggCGGTGGCGGTGGAGGGGGgaccggcggcggcggggccggggccgggtcGGGGAACCCCGCCAAGAAGAAGCGGAAACGCTGCGGGGTGTGCGTGCCCTGCAAGCGGCTCATCAACTGTGGAGTCTGCAGCAGTTGCAGGAACCGCAAAACGGGACACCAGATCTGCAAGTTTAGGAAATGTGAAGAGCTTAAGAAAAAACCTGGCACTTCGCTAGAGGTCAGAGgagatgatttctttttccccagcctCCCGCCGTCCCTCCTCAACCCCCTGCCCCCGCCCCTGCAGTGCTTCTTGTCTAGCTTCAAGATGCAGCACCCCTTTTCCGAGGCCTCCTTCAGGCTCTga
- the CXXC4 gene encoding CXXC-type zinc finger protein 4 isoform X3 encodes MRYYVCFFSVGIHALSVGLTLLEDPELLPRSRSSHFVAVLRMCSSDHLLASGVSFPFPGIHFLQPLGSHCCGGSREDAAGAAARPLGVGGDAPCGGLSPPAPLPAATMNTNVCVESGPNPEAPGLPKDSHLPEGALNSLVDYNSEMERYRSFATFYKTNGGAFPQAAKIARITTPIFPSAAAAAAARIGMSPWNCDTATAAAATAMLWGSGGGGGGAARKPSSSSSSSSSSSSSSAAAAAAAAAASSLHAGRGSMHHRSDSQRLGKPGCAPGEQPALPMANNNFLSSLAPEHCRPLAGECMNKLKCGAAEADIMNLPERVGTFSAIPALGGLSLPPGVIVMTALHSPAAASAAVTDSAFQIANLADCPQSHASAAPASALGAAAGAGGGGGGGGGGGGGGGGGGTGGGGAGAGSGNPAKKKRKRCGVCVPCKRLINCGVCSSCRNRKTGHQICKFRKCEELKKKPGTSLERTPVPSAEAFRWFF; translated from the exons GTCCAGGAGCTCGCATTTTGTCGCTGTTCTAAGGATGTGTTCCTCTGACCACCTGCTGGCATCTGGggtttcatttccctttcccGGCATCCACTTTCTTCAGCCTCTGGGGTCACACTG CTGCGGCGGCTCCCGTGAGGATGCAGCGGGCGCGGCTGCCCGGCCGCTCGGCGTCGGCGGGGACGCGCCCTGCGGAGGACtgagccccccggcccccctgcCCGCGGCCACCATGAACACCAACGTGTGCGTGGAGAGCGGCCCCAACCCCGAGGCGCCGGGGCTGCCCAAGGACAGCCACCTGCCCGAGGGGGCCCTCAACAGCCTTGTGGATTACAACTCGGAGATGGAGAGGTACCGCTCCTTCGCCACCTTCTACAAGACCAACGGCGGCGCCTTCCCGCAGGCGGCCAAGATCGCCCGCATCACCACCCCCATCTtccccagcgccgccgccgccgccgccgcccgcatCGGCATGTCCCCCTGGAACTGCGAcaccgccaccgccgccgccgccaccgccatGCTCtggggcagcggcggcggcggcggcggcgcggcgaggaagccttcctcctcctcctcctcctcctcctcctcctcctcgtcctccgccgccgccgccgcggccgccgccgccgcctcgtcGCTGCACGCCGGCAGGGGCAGCATGCACCACCGGAGCGACTCGCAGCGGCTGGGCAAGCCCGGCTGCGCCCCCGGCGAGCAGCCGGCGCTGCCCATGGCCAACAACAACTTCCTCTCCAGCCTGGCCCCCGAGCACTGCCGGCCGCTGGCGGGCGAGTGCATGAACAAGCTCAAGTGCGGCGCGGCCGAAGCCGACATCATGAACCTCCCCGAGCGCGTCGGCACCTTCTCGGCCATCCCGGCGCTGGGCGGCCTCTCGCTGCCGCCGGGGGTCATCGTCATGACGGCCCTGCACTCCCCCGCCGCGGCCTCGGCCGCCGTCACAGACAGCGCCTTCCAGATCGCCAACCTGGCGGACTGCCCGCAGAGCCACGCCTCGGCCGCCCCCGCCTCCGCCCtgggcgccgccgccggggcggggggcggaggaggcggcggcggaggcggcggaggCGGTGGCGGTGGAGGGGGgaccggcggcggcggggccggggccgggtcGGGGAACCCCGCCAAGAAGAAGCGGAAACGCTGCGGGGTGTGCGTGCCCTGCAAGCGGCTCATCAACTGTGGAGTCTGCAGCAGTTGCAGGAACCGCAAAACGGGACACCAGATCTGCAAGTTTAGGAAATGTGAAGAGCTTAAGAAAAAACCTGGCACTTCGCTAGAG
- the CXXC4 gene encoding CXXC-type zinc finger protein 4 isoform X4 translates to MRYYVCFFSVGIHALSVGLTLLEDPELLPRSRSSHFVAVLRMCSSDHLLASGVSFPFPGIHFLQPLGSHCCGGSREDAAGAAARPLGVGGDAPCGGLSPPAPLPAATMNTNVCVESGPNPEAPGLPKDSHLPEGALNSLVDYNSEMERYRSFATFYKTNGGAFPQAAKIARITTPIFPSAAAAAAARIGMSPWNCDTATAAAATAMLWGSGGGGGGAARKPSSSSSSSSSSSSSSAAAAAAAAAASSLHAGRGSMHHRSDSQRLGKPGCAPGEQPALPMANNNFLSSLAPEHCRPLAGECMNKLKCGAAEADIMNLPERVGTFSAIPALGGLSLPPGVIVMTALHSPAAASAAVTDSAFQIANLADCPQSHASAAPASALGAAAGAGGGGGGGGGGGGGGGGGGTGGGGAGAGSGNPAKKKRKRCGVCVPCKRLINCGVCSSCRNRKTGHQICKFRKCEELKKKPGTSLEHRCRVPTITVECLP, encoded by the exons GTCCAGGAGCTCGCATTTTGTCGCTGTTCTAAGGATGTGTTCCTCTGACCACCTGCTGGCATCTGGggtttcatttccctttcccGGCATCCACTTTCTTCAGCCTCTGGGGTCACACTG CTGCGGCGGCTCCCGTGAGGATGCAGCGGGCGCGGCTGCCCGGCCGCTCGGCGTCGGCGGGGACGCGCCCTGCGGAGGACtgagccccccggcccccctgcCCGCGGCCACCATGAACACCAACGTGTGCGTGGAGAGCGGCCCCAACCCCGAGGCGCCGGGGCTGCCCAAGGACAGCCACCTGCCCGAGGGGGCCCTCAACAGCCTTGTGGATTACAACTCGGAGATGGAGAGGTACCGCTCCTTCGCCACCTTCTACAAGACCAACGGCGGCGCCTTCCCGCAGGCGGCCAAGATCGCCCGCATCACCACCCCCATCTtccccagcgccgccgccgccgccgccgcccgcatCGGCATGTCCCCCTGGAACTGCGAcaccgccaccgccgccgccgccaccgccatGCTCtggggcagcggcggcggcggcggcggcgcggcgaggaagccttcctcctcctcctcctcctcctcctcctcctcctcgtcctccgccgccgccgccgcggccgccgccgccgcctcgtcGCTGCACGCCGGCAGGGGCAGCATGCACCACCGGAGCGACTCGCAGCGGCTGGGCAAGCCCGGCTGCGCCCCCGGCGAGCAGCCGGCGCTGCCCATGGCCAACAACAACTTCCTCTCCAGCCTGGCCCCCGAGCACTGCCGGCCGCTGGCGGGCGAGTGCATGAACAAGCTCAAGTGCGGCGCGGCCGAAGCCGACATCATGAACCTCCCCGAGCGCGTCGGCACCTTCTCGGCCATCCCGGCGCTGGGCGGCCTCTCGCTGCCGCCGGGGGTCATCGTCATGACGGCCCTGCACTCCCCCGCCGCGGCCTCGGCCGCCGTCACAGACAGCGCCTTCCAGATCGCCAACCTGGCGGACTGCCCGCAGAGCCACGCCTCGGCCGCCCCCGCCTCCGCCCtgggcgccgccgccggggcggggggcggaggaggcggcggcggaggcggcggaggCGGTGGCGGTGGAGGGGGgaccggcggcggcggggccggggccgggtcGGGGAACCCCGCCAAGAAGAAGCGGAAACGCTGCGGGGTGTGCGTGCCCTGCAAGCGGCTCATCAACTGTGGAGTCTGCAGCAGTTGCAGGAACCGCAAAACGGGACACCAGATCTGCAAGTTTAGGAAATGTGAAGAGCTTAAGAAAAAACCTGGCACTTCGCTAGAG
- the CXXC4 gene encoding CXXC-type zinc finger protein 4 isoform X2, with protein sequence MGERSRSSHFVAVLRMCSSDHLLASGVSFPFPGIHFLQPLGSHCCGGSREDAAGAAARPLGVGGDAPCGGLSPPAPLPAATMNTNVCVESGPNPEAPGLPKDSHLPEGALNSLVDYNSEMERYRSFATFYKTNGGAFPQAAKIARITTPIFPSAAAAAAARIGMSPWNCDTATAAAATAMLWGSGGGGGGAARKPSSSSSSSSSSSSSSAAAAAAAAAASSLHAGRGSMHHRSDSQRLGKPGCAPGEQPALPMANNNFLSSLAPEHCRPLAGECMNKLKCGAAEADIMNLPERVGTFSAIPALGGLSLPPGVIVMTALHSPAAASAAVTDSAFQIANLADCPQSHASAAPASALGAAAGAGGGGGGGGGGGGGGGGGGTGGGGAGAGSGNPAKKKRKRCGVCVPCKRLINCGVCSSCRNRKTGHQICKFRKCEELKKKPGTSLEVRGDDFFFPSLPPSLLNPLPPPLQCFLSSFKMQHPFSEASFRL encoded by the exons ATGGGGGAGAG GTCCAGGAGCTCGCATTTTGTCGCTGTTCTAAGGATGTGTTCCTCTGACCACCTGCTGGCATCTGGggtttcatttccctttcccGGCATCCACTTTCTTCAGCCTCTGGGGTCACACTG CTGCGGCGGCTCCCGTGAGGATGCAGCGGGCGCGGCTGCCCGGCCGCTCGGCGTCGGCGGGGACGCGCCCTGCGGAGGACtgagccccccggcccccctgcCCGCGGCCACCATGAACACCAACGTGTGCGTGGAGAGCGGCCCCAACCCCGAGGCGCCGGGGCTGCCCAAGGACAGCCACCTGCCCGAGGGGGCCCTCAACAGCCTTGTGGATTACAACTCGGAGATGGAGAGGTACCGCTCCTTCGCCACCTTCTACAAGACCAACGGCGGCGCCTTCCCGCAGGCGGCCAAGATCGCCCGCATCACCACCCCCATCTtccccagcgccgccgccgccgccgccgcccgcatCGGCATGTCCCCCTGGAACTGCGAcaccgccaccgccgccgccgccaccgccatGCTCtggggcagcggcggcggcggcggcggcgcggcgaggaagccttcctcctcctcctcctcctcctcctcctcctcctcgtcctccgccgccgccgccgcggccgccgccgccgcctcgtcGCTGCACGCCGGCAGGGGCAGCATGCACCACCGGAGCGACTCGCAGCGGCTGGGCAAGCCCGGCTGCGCCCCCGGCGAGCAGCCGGCGCTGCCCATGGCCAACAACAACTTCCTCTCCAGCCTGGCCCCCGAGCACTGCCGGCCGCTGGCGGGCGAGTGCATGAACAAGCTCAAGTGCGGCGCGGCCGAAGCCGACATCATGAACCTCCCCGAGCGCGTCGGCACCTTCTCGGCCATCCCGGCGCTGGGCGGCCTCTCGCTGCCGCCGGGGGTCATCGTCATGACGGCCCTGCACTCCCCCGCCGCGGCCTCGGCCGCCGTCACAGACAGCGCCTTCCAGATCGCCAACCTGGCGGACTGCCCGCAGAGCCACGCCTCGGCCGCCCCCGCCTCCGCCCtgggcgccgccgccggggcggggggcggaggaggcggcggcggaggcggcggaggCGGTGGCGGTGGAGGGGGgaccggcggcggcggggccggggccgggtcGGGGAACCCCGCCAAGAAGAAGCGGAAACGCTGCGGGGTGTGCGTGCCCTGCAAGCGGCTCATCAACTGTGGAGTCTGCAGCAGTTGCAGGAACCGCAAAACGGGACACCAGATCTGCAAGTTTAGGAAATGTGAAGAGCTTAAGAAAAAACCTGGCACTTCGCTAGAGGTCAGAGgagatgatttctttttccccagcctCCCGCCGTCCCTCCTCAACCCCCTGCCCCCGCCCCTGCAGTGCTTCTTGTCTAGCTTCAAGATGCAGCACCCCTTTTCCGAGGCCTCCTTCAGGCTCTga
- the CXXC4 gene encoding CXXC-type zinc finger protein 4 isoform X5, whose protein sequence is MCSSDHLLASGVSFPFPGIHFLQPLGSHCCGGSREDAAGAAARPLGVGGDAPCGGLSPPAPLPAATMNTNVCVESGPNPEAPGLPKDSHLPEGALNSLVDYNSEMERYRSFATFYKTNGGAFPQAAKIARITTPIFPSAAAAAAARIGMSPWNCDTATAAAATAMLWGSGGGGGGAARKPSSSSSSSSSSSSSSAAAAAAAAAASSLHAGRGSMHHRSDSQRLGKPGCAPGEQPALPMANNNFLSSLAPEHCRPLAGECMNKLKCGAAEADIMNLPERVGTFSAIPALGGLSLPPGVIVMTALHSPAAASAAVTDSAFQIANLADCPQSHASAAPASALGAAAGAGGGGGGGGGGGGGGGGGGTGGGGAGAGSGNPAKKKRKRCGVCVPCKRLINCGVCSSCRNRKTGHQICKFRKCEELKKKPGTSLEVRGDDFFFPSLPPSLLNPLPPPLQCFLSSFKMQHPFSEASFRL, encoded by the exons ATGTGTTCCTCTGACCACCTGCTGGCATCTGGggtttcatttccctttcccGGCATCCACTTTCTTCAGCCTCTGGGGTCACACTG CTGCGGCGGCTCCCGTGAGGATGCAGCGGGCGCGGCTGCCCGGCCGCTCGGCGTCGGCGGGGACGCGCCCTGCGGAGGACtgagccccccggcccccctgcCCGCGGCCACCATGAACACCAACGTGTGCGTGGAGAGCGGCCCCAACCCCGAGGCGCCGGGGCTGCCCAAGGACAGCCACCTGCCCGAGGGGGCCCTCAACAGCCTTGTGGATTACAACTCGGAGATGGAGAGGTACCGCTCCTTCGCCACCTTCTACAAGACCAACGGCGGCGCCTTCCCGCAGGCGGCCAAGATCGCCCGCATCACCACCCCCATCTtccccagcgccgccgccgccgccgccgcccgcatCGGCATGTCCCCCTGGAACTGCGAcaccgccaccgccgccgccgccaccgccatGCTCtggggcagcggcggcggcggcggcggcgcggcgaggaagccttcctcctcctcctcctcctcctcctcctcctcctcgtcctccgccgccgccgccgcggccgccgccgccgcctcgtcGCTGCACGCCGGCAGGGGCAGCATGCACCACCGGAGCGACTCGCAGCGGCTGGGCAAGCCCGGCTGCGCCCCCGGCGAGCAGCCGGCGCTGCCCATGGCCAACAACAACTTCCTCTCCAGCCTGGCCCCCGAGCACTGCCGGCCGCTGGCGGGCGAGTGCATGAACAAGCTCAAGTGCGGCGCGGCCGAAGCCGACATCATGAACCTCCCCGAGCGCGTCGGCACCTTCTCGGCCATCCCGGCGCTGGGCGGCCTCTCGCTGCCGCCGGGGGTCATCGTCATGACGGCCCTGCACTCCCCCGCCGCGGCCTCGGCCGCCGTCACAGACAGCGCCTTCCAGATCGCCAACCTGGCGGACTGCCCGCAGAGCCACGCCTCGGCCGCCCCCGCCTCCGCCCtgggcgccgccgccggggcggggggcggaggaggcggcggcggaggcggcggaggCGGTGGCGGTGGAGGGGGgaccggcggcggcggggccggggccgggtcGGGGAACCCCGCCAAGAAGAAGCGGAAACGCTGCGGGGTGTGCGTGCCCTGCAAGCGGCTCATCAACTGTGGAGTCTGCAGCAGTTGCAGGAACCGCAAAACGGGACACCAGATCTGCAAGTTTAGGAAATGTGAAGAGCTTAAGAAAAAACCTGGCACTTCGCTAGAGGTCAGAGgagatgatttctttttccccagcctCCCGCCGTCCCTCCTCAACCCCCTGCCCCCGCCCCTGCAGTGCTTCTTGTCTAGCTTCAAGATGCAGCACCCCTTTTCCGAGGCCTCCTTCAGGCTCTga